The window ACATCAGCGCGCCATGGCCGTGCTGGTGCTGAAAGACGGCGAGATCGTCGCCGAGCGCTACAACTACGGCCGCGAGCCGGGCATGCGCATGCTCTCCAACTCCATGGCCAAGACCGTGGTGGCGCTGGCCATGGGCAAGGCGCTGGAGGAAGGCCTGGTGCGCTCCCTCGACGACACCGCGGCCACCTACGCGAAAGAACTCGCCGGAACGCTCTATGGCGAAACGCGCATCGTGAACCTGCTGCGCATGGCGTCCGGCGCACGTTACGTCGAGGACTACACACCGACCGACGACCGGGCCCGCTTCAATGCCGCGCGCCGCCGCGCGGGCATCGTCGAGGCGCTGCGCGGCGTGACCGAACGCACCGACGCCGAAGGCAGTCGCTTCAACTACAGCGGCGCCCAGACCGACGTGCTGGGCCTGGTGCTGCGCCACGCGACGGGCCGAAGCCTGTGCGACTACGTGGCCGAGAAGATCTGGCAGCCGCTGGGCGCCGAGGCCGAGGCGAAGTGGCTGCTGAACCCGACCGACCACATGGAGCAGGCCCAGGGCGGCTTCAACGCCACCGTGCGCGACTATGCACGCCTGGGCTGGTTGCTGGCCAACGACGGCCAGGCCCAGGGCCGGGCTGTTTTGACGCGCGACTACCTGTTGGCCATGACCGAAGCCGCGCGCCAGCCCGAAGCCTTCCGGCCCGGACGCATGGACCACAAGGGCAGCAGCTACTCGGGCTACGGCTTCCAGACCTGGCTGCTGCCTGGCAGCCATCGCCGTTTCGCGCTGCTGGGCATTCACGGACAGGCCATCTTCGTGGATCCGGAACTCAAGCTCGTCGTGGTGCACACCGCGGTCGGCAAGGACGCCAGTGGCGACGCGAGCGGCAACCACCTGGGCGCCGAGCGCGACGCTCTGTTGCGCGGCATCGTCGCGCGTTACGGGCAGTGGTGAAGGGCTCCGGCCGGGCCCGAGCAGGATCGCGGCGCTTGCAGTAAGCTGAAACCAATCACCCACTGGAGACCACATGACCGACACCAACCCCACCGGAACCCCCGTCTGGTTCATCACCGGCTGCTCGACCGGCTTCGGTCAGGCGCTGGCGCGCAACGTGCTCGCGCGCGGCTGGCGCGCCGTCGTCACCGCGCGCGACAAGGCGCGCGTCGCCAGCCTCGTCGAAGGCATGGGCTCGCGCGCGCTGGCGCTCGACCTGGACGTGACCGATGGGGCGCAGATCGAGTCGGCCGTGGCGGCGGCCACCGCGCATTTCGGCCACATCGACGTGCTGGTCAACAACGCCGGTTACGGCTACCAGTCTTCGATCGAGGAAGGCGAGGAGGCGCAGATCCGCCGCCAGTTCGATGCCAACGTGTTCGGCCTGTTCGCGATGACCCGTGCCGTGCTGCCGGGCATGCGCGCACGCCGCCAGGGACATGTGATCAACATCACCTCGGTGGCCGGCCTGGTCGGCTTCCAGGGTTCAGGCTATTACGCGGCGAGCAAACACGCCGTCGAAGGGTTCTCGGACGCGCTGGCGGCCGAGGGCGCGCCGATCGGCATCCAGGTGACCTGCATCGAACCCGGGCCTTTCCGTACCGACTGGGCGGGTCGCTCGCTGTACCAGACGCCGAATCGCATTGCCGAATATGCCGAGACGGCGGGCGCACGCATGCAACTGACCGCGAGCGTCAGTGGCGCTCAGCCCGGCGACCCCGAGCGCGCCGCCGAGGCGATGGTGCAGGTCACGCAGCTCGACGCGCCGCCGCGCCACCTGGTGCTCGGCGCGATCGGCTTCGAAGCCATCACCGGCAAACTCAGGAGCCGGATCGCCGAGATCGAGCAATGGCGCGCCACGAGCGTGGGCGCGGACTTCCCGGCCGGCTGATCACAACGCGCGCTTGGCCGACGCGGCACCTAGCTGAACAGCCATTTCTGCAGCAGCCGCGTGTACCGGGGCATGACCACGTAGACCATCATGAAAACCACCACGGCGGTGATGGCCAGCGTGTTCAGCGGCGTACTGGATGGCAAGCCGAGTTTCCCCAGCACGGGCACGACCAGCAGCGGCACCGCCAGGGCCAGCGGATAGATTGCCGACCAGGTCACCAGGTATTGCTTCCAGCGCACCGGCACCTTGGCCTTGGCACCGCTCGGCGCAAACCAGAAATCGAGGCCGCTGCTGATGAAGAAATCGTCGCCGCGCACGAACAGCGGCTGGACCTTCTCGATCAGGCGCTGCCGCTCGAACGACGCCATCCAGTGCTGCAGGTGCGCTTTGGTGTCGAATCGGACCACCACGGTGTAGGTCTCCGTCAGTCCCTGCACGGGTCGGACCATATGCCAATCCAGGTAGCCGGGCGAGGCCTTGCACACCGGCGCAATTTCCTCGAGCCATCGCTCGTAGGCCGCGTGGCTGTCCCGGCGTATCCGGTGGGTGATGACCACGGTGGCGCCCTGGTCCTCGTCGGTGGCGGTGGATGTGCTTGCGTCCATGGATCGGGTCAGCTTTCGTTGTGGGCGACTTCGATGCGCCGCCGGGTTCTGGCGGCCACGTCGTAGATGTTGAAGTTGCTCATGGTCCGGCCGTAGAGGTGCAGGCTCACGGCGCGCGGCCGCTCAGCCGGCACGCCGGTCACGTGGATGTGATCCGGATTCGGCACGAAGCTCGTCACCGCGCCATGCGGAAGCAGCACCGTGCCGCCGCGTGCCAGGTCGATTTCCGTGTCCGCGCCGCGCTCGGGCGACAGCCTCACGTAGCCGCGCTCTTCCAACACCCCCTCGACGACACCGACCACCCCCCAGCTGCCATGGTCGTGCACCGGTGTCCATTGCCCGGGCAGCCAGACCAGCGCGTACAGGGAAAGGCTCCTGTCCGGGGCTTCGTAGACGAGGTTGCGGTTGTAGCCGGCCGGACTGCTCTGGTAATGCTGTGGCGCCAGGAAGGTGCCGGCGTGGTCGATCAGGTCCAGCATCAGCGGGGCGAGCGCGAGCACACAGTCGGCCGGATCGGCATGGCCGCGGCTTCGGGCCATGGCCTGGTCGATGAAGGATTCGAGGGCGGGAGCGGTCATGCGCCATTCTCCACCGCCGCACGGCCGGGCTCAAGCCACGCCCGGCGTGGGCCTGGAGGATCGGTCAGCGCAACAACGCCACCGCGCCCGAGAACGTGAGGAAGGCCGCAGCCGTGGAGAGCAGGATGATGCGCGCCACGCGCCCCGTGTCCGCACCGAAACGCTCGGCCAGCATCGACACGTTGCTGGCACTCGGCAAAGCGGCGACGAGCACGATCACCGTCAACGAAAACGTGTCCAGCGGCACGCCGAGGTTGATGGCCGCCAGCCCCACCAGGCCGACCAGCACCGGATGCAGCACGAGCTTCACCAGCGCCACCGGCACATAGTCCGCCAGCGGCATGGCCGCGTGCCGGCCGGCAGCGGCGACGATCTGCGAACGCGCGAGCACCGCACCGATGGTGAACAGCGCCACCGGCGAAGCCGCATCGGCGAGCAAGCCCACCGTCTGCATCACCGGCCCGGGCAGGCGCAGCTGCGTGGCCGAAGCCAGCACGCCGAGCACGATGGCCCATGGCATGGGGTTGATGGCCACGCCCTTGAGCGCGTTGCGCGCGGCCCGGGCGGCACCGTGCTCGTCCGCACCGTCGAGCCGGGACAGCGCGATGCACAGCGACGAGGTGACCAGCAGGTCGGCCACGATGGTGACGATGGCCGGGCCGGCGGCCTTGGGGCCCATCAGCGCGACAAGCAGTGGAACGCCCATGAAGCCGGTGTTGGGAAAAGCGGCCACCAGCGCGCCGAAAGCCGCGTCGTTCCAGCCGATGCGGCGGTTCAGGCTGGTGGCGACGACGAAGCCGACGATGACCAGCGCACACAGCACGTAGGTGACGAACAGGCCCACATCGAGCAGCAGGGCCAGCGGCGTGGCCGCGCCGAATCGGAACAGCATGCACGGCAGCGCGAAGAACAGCACGAAGCCGTTGAGCCCGCCGATCGACTCGAGTGGCAGCCAGCGCCGCCGCGCGGCGACATAGCCCGCCAGCACCAGCGCAAAGAACGGAAACGTGACGAGCAGGACAGTGAGCACGACTCGGATTGTCGCAGGGCATTCCGTTGCGCCGGCGCCAAAGCGGTTTGCCGCCCTGCCCAAGCTGTTTCCCAAAGCTGTTTCATCCAGTTACCATCGTTCAGCCCAGCCTGCAACCCGTCTTCGGGAGACCACCATGCCCTCCAAACCGACAAGCCTCAGCATTGCCAAGCGCCTGGGGATACTGATCGCCAGTGCGCTGCTCGGCGTGATCGTGCTGACGGCGCTCTTCCTGGTGTCCGAGCGCAGGTTGATCATGCAGGAGCGCCAGGCCAGCGTGCGGCAGAACGTGGAATCGGCGCACAGCCTGATCGCCGCGTTCCACAAGCAGTTCACCGACGGCAAGCTCACTGAGGCCGCGGCCAAGCAGCAGGCGATGGCGGCCGTGCGCGCCATGCGCTACAGCGGCAACGAATACTTCTTCATCGTCGACTTCACGCCGACCATGGTGATGCACCCGATCCGCCCCGACCTCGAAGGCCAGAACGTCTCGGAAAACAAGGACCCGACCGGCAAGCGCCTGTTCGTCGAATTCGTGAACGTGGTCAAGGCCTCGGGCGCGGGCGACGTCGTCTACCTCTGGCCCAAGCCGGGCAGCGACCAGCCCGTGGAGAAGGCCTCGTACGTCGAGGGCTTCCAGCCCTGGGGCTGGATCGTCGGCTCGGGCGTCTACGTGGACACCGTGGACGCGCGTTTCCGAGAGCGCGCGATCACGTTCGGCCTGGGTGCGCTGGTGCTGGCCGCGGTACTGCTCGGCGTGGGCCTGTTGATCACCCGCAGCCTGTTGCGCGAACTCGGCGGCGAACCCGGGCTCGCCGCGCAACTGGCCGGCCGCATGGCCCAGGGCGACCTGTCCACAAAGATCGAAGTCAAGCCGGGCGACACGGCGAGCCTGCTCCACGCGATGCGCAGCATGCGCGACAGCATCGCCGGTATCGTGGCCGAAGTGCGCACCGGCACCGACGCCATTGCCGCCGCGTCGAGCCAGATCGCCTCGGGCAACAACGATCTCTCGGCGCGTACCGAACAACAGGCCAGTGCGCTGGAAGAAACCGCGGCCTCGATGGAGGAGCTCACCAGCACCGTGAAACAGAACGCCGACAACGCACGCCAGGCCAGCCAGCTCGCGGCCTCGGCCTCGCAAGTGGCGGCCCGGGGCGGCGCGGTGGTGGCCGAGGTGGTAAGCACCATGGGCACGGTGAACGCCTCGTCGAAGAAGATCGTGGACATCATCGGCGTCATCGACGGCATCGCCTTCCAGACCAACATCCTCGCGCTCAATGCCGCCGTGGAGGCTGCGCGGGCAGGCGAACAGGGCCGCGGCTTCGCGGTGGTGGCCTCGGAAGTGCGCGGGCTGGCGCAGCGCTCCGCCGCAGCGGCCAAGGAAATCAAGGCGCTGATCGACGACTCGGTCGGCAACGTGGCGCACAGCACCCGCCTCGTCGACCAGGCCGGCGCCACCATGGGCGAGGTGGTGCAAAGCGTGCAGCGCGTGACCGACATCATTGCCGAGATCGCCGCAGCCAGCCAGGAGCAGTCGCAGGGCATCGACCAGATCAACCAGGCCATCGCCGACATGGACGGCGTGACGCAACAGAACGCGGCGCTGGTCGAGGAAGCCGCCGCTGCGGCGTCCTCGATGCGCAGCCAGGCCGAGCAGCTGGCACAGCGGGTGAGCGTGTTCCGGCTGTAGCGTCCGGCGCGGCAAAATGCGCCATGCCCATCCGTTGCGAAGCCAAGCCGTTTTGACCGCGCCAGCCCCCGCCCGCCCCGCCGCCCCGTCCGTGGGCAGGATCATCGACCGCGAAGAGATGGGCCGGCGCCTGCGCGCCGAGCGCAAGCACCGGGGGCTGACGCTGCGCGAGGTGGCACAGGCCTCGGGGGTGTCGCTGCCCACCCTGTCGAAGATGGAGCTCGGCCAGGTCTCGATCAGCTACCAGAAGTTCGTCGCCGTGGCCCGCGCGCTGGGCATCGACATGGCGCAGCTCTTCGAGCCCGACGTCGCCGGCGGCACGCAGCCCGCGCCGACCTTCGCCCACACCCGGCTCGACCAGGCGCCGACCTACGCCGGTGATCGGTACGACCACGTGATGCTGGCCGCCGAGTTCCCGCGCAAGAAGATGACACCGGTCTACAGCCGCATCCAGACGCGCGACCTGTCGGAGTTCCGCCAGTACAACCGCCATGCGGGGGAGGAGTTCCTCATGGTGATCGCCGGCACCCTGCAGATCTGTTTCGAGACCGGCGAGAAACTCACACTGAACGCCTCGGAGTCGGTCTATTTCGACAGCGGCATCGGCCATGTCTACCTTGCGGTGGGCGCGCAGGATGCGCAGGTGTTGATCGTGATGAGCGACGCCTGACCGGCCATCGATCCAAGACGCGCATCAATCCATCCCCAATTTGGATTGGACGCGCATCGGTCCGTGGTGCTGTACTCCACCCACGCCGGCCCAAGAGCCAGCGGGTACCCCAAACGGAGACAAGAACATGGCCAACCGCCGCCACATCCTGCAGTCCCTCGGCGCCTTTCCGATGCTCGCCGCCTTCGGCGTCAGCCATGCCGAAGCCTGGCCCAGCCGGCCGCTGCGCATCGTCGTGCCCAACGCGCCCGGCGGCACGTCCGACATCATCGGCAGGCTGCTCACCAAACCCTTGTCCGATGCGCTCGGCCAGCCGGTGATCATCGAGAACCGCGCCGGGGCCGGCGGCAACATCGGCGCCGCAGCCGTGGCGCAAGCCACCGACCAGCACACCGTGCTGCTGTGCGACGTGGGCGGGCTGGCCATCAGCCCGTCGATCTACAAGACGCTGCCCTACAACCTGGACCGCGACCTGCAGGGCGTGGCCATGCTGGCGCAATCGCCGCACCTGCTGGCCGTGCACCCGTCGGTGGAGGCCAACAACCTGCAGGAGCTGATCGCGCTGTCCAAACGCACCAGGCTCAACGTGGCGCTGGCCGGCCAGGGCACGCCGAACCACCTGGCCACCGTGCAGCTGGCGCAGATCACCGGCATCCAGTGGCAACACGTGCCGTACAAGGGCGGCGCACCGGCCGTGGGCGACACGGTGGCCAACGTGACGCAGGCCGTGCTCAACGGCATGGCGGCCACCTATCCGCAGGTGCAGGGCGGCAAGCTCAAGGCCATCGGCGTGGCCGGCAAGACGCGTTCACCGCTGCTGCCGAACCTGCCCACACTGGCCGAACAGGGCGCGACCGATTTCGAATCGGGCACCTGGCAGGGCGTCACCGTGTCCTCGAAACTGCCGAAAGACCAGGTGGCGCGGCTGCATGCCGAGTTGGTGCGGATCGTGCAGGAGCCGGCCTTGCGCGCGCAACTGCGCGATGCGGGCGTGGACATGGTGGCGATGTCGCCGGTCGAGACCACGCAGTTCATCGCCAGGGACCGCGTGCGCTGGGCCAAGGTCGTCAAACAAGCCGGCAACACCATCGAAGGTTCCACCTGAGTCTGTTTTCTTCAAGTCATCCATGCCCCTTCCAACCAAACTGCCCATCGCGCAACTCACGCGCTTCGCCACCGAACTGTTCTGCGCCGCCGGCATGGACGCCGACAAGGCCGCCACCGTGGCACGCTACCTGGTGTTGACCGACACCATGGGTCGGCGCACCCACGGCCTGGCCATGGCGCCGCTGTACCTGGCCGATATCGCCAAGGGCGGCATGGCGCTGACCGGCGCGCCCGAGGTGGTGAAAGACACCGGCGCCACCCTGGTCTGGGACGGCGGCTACCTGCCCGGCCTGTGGCTGATGGACCAGGCCATCACGCTCGGCATGCAGCGCGCGGCCGAGCTCGGCGTGGTCACCTTCGCCATCCGCCGCAGCCACCACATCGGCTGCCTCGCGGCACTCGTGAAGCAGGCGGCCGACCAGGGTTTCATCGCCATCGTGCAGAACTCCGAACCGGCCGCGCGCCGCGTGGCGCCCTACGGTGGCCGGGAGGCGCTGTTCACACCGAACCCGATGGCCATCGGCTATCCGGCGGGCGAACTGCCTGTGCTGGTGGACATCTGCGCGTCCATCACCACCACCTCGATGACGCGCACCAAGTTCGCGGCCGGCGAAACCTTCGACCATCCCTGGCTGCTCGACGGCCAGGGCCGGCCCACGCGCGACCCGGCCGTGCTGGAGCACACCGAGCCGCGCGGCTCGCTGCAGCTCATCGGCGGCCAGGAATACGGCCACAAGGGCTTCGGCCTGGCGCTGATGATCGAGGCGCTGTCGCAAGGCCTGTCGGGCCACGGCCGTGCGGACGCACCCAGGCGCTGGGGCGGCAACGTCTTCCTGCAGGTGCTGAACCCTGAATTCTTCGCGGGCGCCGAGGCCTTCGAGCAGCAGACCGCATTCTTCGCGCAGCAATGCCGCGACAGCGCGCCGATCCGGCCGGAGCAGCCGGTGCGCATCCCCGGCGACCAGGTGGCGCGGCATATTGCTGCGGCCGAGGCCGAAGGCGTAGCCTGCGATGCAGTGACCTGGGCCGCGCTGGCGGCCTGCGCCGACCAGCTCGGCGTGGCCCTGCCCGCCGAGGAAACCGCCTGAGCTAGGATCACCGCTCCGCCAACCATCCACCGCGCCGCACGGCGCACCGCCATGTTCCAGCTCAGCCAGATCCGCTGCTTCGTCGTGCTGGCCAACGAACTGCACTTCGGCCGCGCCGCCGTGCGGCTGCACATGACGCAGCCGCCACTGAGCCGGCAGATCCAGCAGCTCGAGGCCGCGCTCGGCGTGCAATTGCTGGAGCGCACGCAACGCAACGTGCAGCTCACGCCGGCCGGCAAGGCTTTCCTGCCCGAAGCCGAGTACCTGATGCAGTTGAGCCAGTCCGCCGCCTCGGTGGCGCGCCGCGCGGCCCAGGGCGAAGCCGGCACCGTGCGGCTGGGCTACGTGGCCGGCGCGAGCTTCGGCTTCATGCCGCGCATCGTGGCCGCCGCCAACAAGCAGTTGCCGGGTCTGGACATCGTGCTGCGTGACCTCAGCACCACCGAACAGTTCGAGGCCCTGCGTTCGGGCCGGCTCGACGTGGGCATCACGCGCTCGCCGGCCGACCACGCCGACCTGCGCAGCGCCAGCGTGCTGCGCGAACCCTTCGTGGCCGCGCTGCCCGCCGCCCACCCGCTGGCCGCCAGGCGCAAACTCGCCATCGAAGCCCTCCACGGGCAGGACCTGATCATGTACGAGCCCGGCCAGGGTGGCAGCATGTACGAACTGCTCACCGCCGCCTTCCATGCCGCACGGGTGGCGCCGCGCTATGTGCAGCACGTGCGCCAGACGTATTGCCTGATGGGCCTGGTCGGCAGCGGCATCGGCATCGCGCTGATCCAGGCTTCGGCCGCGCGGCTGCGCATGCCCGGCGTGGCGGTGCGGCCCATCGGCCTGCCGGCGGCGGCGGTGTCCGAATTCCACCTGGCCTGGCGCGCGGCGGACGAAGCGGCGAATCCGGCGGTCGAGCGCTTCCGGCAACTGGTGTTGGCCGATGCCGGAAAAGCCGCATAGGGCCCGCACACGGCGCCGCCACGCCGGGTCGTTATCCTCGGGGTTATGTACGCCTCTTTCTTCGGCCTGAGCCAGGACCCGTTTTCCATCGCGCCCGACCCGCGCTACCTGTTCATGAGCGAACGCCACCGCGAGGCGCTGGCACACCTGCTGTACGGCCTGGGCGGCGGGGGCGGCTTCGTGCTGCTGACCGGCGAGATCGGCACCGGCAAGACCACGGTGTGCCGCTGCTTCCTGGAGCAGATCCCGGCCGACTGCAATGTCGCCTACATCTTCAACCCCAAGCTCACGGTGGGCGAACTGCTGCAGTCGGTCTGCGACGAGTTCGGCATCCCCCACGGCCACAATGGACCGGGCGAGGAAACCGCCAAGGACTGCATCGACCCGCTGAACGCCTTCCTGCTGCGCACGCATGCGGCCGGCCAGCATAACGTGCTGATCATCGACGAGGCGCAGAACCTCTCGGCCGACGTGCTCGAGCAGTTGCGCCTGCTGACCAACCTCGAGACCAACGAACGCAAGCTGCTGCAGATCATCCTCATCGGCCAGCCCGAACTGCGCACGCTGCTGGCGCGGCCCGAACTGGAACAGCTGGCGCAGCGCGTGATCGCGCGCTTCCACCTGGATGCGCTGAGCCTGGCCGAGACCGAACACTACATCGCCCACCGCCTGGCCATCGGCGGACGGCACGGCGCGCTGCCCTTCGACCGCGCGGCGCTGCAACTCGTGCACCGCATGACGCACGGCGTGCCGCGGCGCATCAACCTGCTGTGTGGCCGCGCGCTGCTCGGCGCCTATGCCACCGGCCAGTCGGTGGTGGACCGCAAGATCGTGGCCAAGGCCGGCACCGAGGTGTTCGGCGACCTGCCGGCGGCACGCAGCGCGGGCCATCCCAAGGCGGTGGCCGCGGGCCTGGGCCTGGTGGCGGGCGTTGCGCTGCTGGCCGGGCTGGGCTGGGCCATGGGCGTCAAGTTGCCGTGGACCGGCGCATCACCCACCGCCGCATCATCCGCCGCCGGCCCGCACATCGCCGCCGCGCGGCCTGCGGCCTCCCAGGCATCCGCAGCCCTGGCGGCCACTGCGACTGCCGCGGCCACCGATCACTTCGCCGACCTCTTCACCACCTTGCCGCGCGCCGAGGACGCGGCCTGGCGGGCCCTCGCCGCGGACTGGAAAGCCACGCCGGACGCCGCTGCCGACCCCTGCGAGGCCTTGCCGGCCCAGGGCCTGCAGTGTTTCCGCAGCACGCGCACCAGCCTGGCGCTGATCCGCCAGCTCGACCGGCCGGGCCTGCTGACGCTCACCGATGCCCAGGGCCGGCCGGCCTACGCACTGCTGCGGGGGCTCGACGCCCGGAACGCGACCTTGCTCGTCAACGGCCAACCGCGAGCCGTGCCGCTGGCCACCCTCGCCTTGTACTGGCGCGGCGAATACGCCACCTTGTGGCGCACGCCGCCGCTGGACGACCGGCTCAAGGGAGAAAAAGCCCGCGCAGCCGCGACCGCGCAGTGGGTGAGCCAGCAACTCGCAACCCTGCCCGGTGTGGCCACGCCGGCCAGCGGCGCAGCAGCCGGCGACAGCCCGCGCGAACGGATCTACCGCTTCCAGCTCGCGCAAGGCCTGGTGCCCGACGGCCAGGCCGGCCCGATCACGCTGATGCTGCTCAACCGCGCCACCGGCGTGGCCGAACCGCAGTTGCAAAAATAAACACCCACGCCATGTCCTACATCCTCGAAGCCCTGAAACGTGCCGACGCCGAGCGCGACCGCGGCGCCGTGCCCACGCTGCACAGCCACGCGATGCCGGCCGCGGCCCAGACGCGCCCGCGCGCGCCCATCGCCAACTGGATCGCGGCCGGCGCGCTGCTGGCCCTGTTGGTGGTCGCCGCCCTGTGGTGGACGCTGGGACGCCAGCCCGCACCGGTGGTGCTGGCCCCCGTGGTGACGCCGTCACCGGCACCGGCCGTGGTGGCCGCCGCGCCGGCGCTACCAGCCGCACCGGCGGCGCCCGTCGCCGTGGCACCGCCAAGGCCCGCACCGTCGGCGCCGCCGCGCAAGGCCGCGGAGCCGCCCCGCGCCGCCGCGGCACGCCCTGCCGCATCGGCCGCCGCCACTGCCGCGCCCCCGCAAGCGGCAGCACCCGCACCGGCGCCGCGGACCTCGGCGGCGCCAACCGCCGCCAGCCTGATCTACAACGTGGCGGAGCTGCCCGACGATATCCGCGCGCAGTTGCCCAAGCTTTCGATCAGTGGCGTCACCTATTCGGCCCAGGCCGCCTACCGCATGCTCATCGTCAACGGCCAGGTGCTGCACGAAGGCGACGAGCCCGCGCCGGGCCTGACGCTGGAGACGATCCGGCAGAAGGACATGGTGCTGCGCTTCAAGGGCTACCGGTACAGCGTGGGTTATTGAACCGGCCGCCATGGCGGCCCGCCGCAAGATTTCGAGCCCGAGCCCGCCTCAATGCTGGTGGGGCGATCCCGCCGCGGCGGCGCCTTCGGGTATCCCCACCGGCACGCTCACCTCCAGCGCGCTCTTCACGCCCTTGGCATCTTCGAAGCGCAGCGTCAGCGGCAGGTTCGTGCCCTTGGTGATGGGCTGCTTCAGGTCCATCAGCATCACGTGGTAACCGCCGGGGCTGAGTTCCACGGTCTTGCGCGGCGGCAGGTCGAGGCCGCCCTTGAGCTCGCGCATCTTCATCACGTCGCCTTCCATCTTCATCTCGTGCACCTCCGCCACGCCGGCCGCGGGCGTGGAGAGGCTGACCAGGCGCGCGCCCGACGGCGCGCTGAGCTTCATGAAGGCCCCGGTGCCGCTCTGGCCCGGCACGGCCGGGCGCACCCAGGCGTCCTTCACGTCCACCGCGGCCACGCCGGGGGCGAGCACGTCGAGCCGCGCCGCGGGCGAAACCAGCTTCTCGCCGGCCGCACCGGTGGGCAACTGTGCCCAGTCGGCACTGCCCACGTCGCAGCTCTGCAGCACCTTGAAGTACAGCGGGCCGGGCGTGGACGTGAGCCTGCCGCGCAGGATGAACTCGGCTTTGTCGTGGCCCGCCAGGGCCTTGTCGGGGCTGTCCGGTGTCCAGCGGACCTGCGGCTCACCCTCTTTCTGGACTTCGAGCTTCCAGCCAGCAC of the Rhodoferax koreense genome contains:
- a CDS encoding LysR family transcriptional regulator; amino-acid sequence: MFQLSQIRCFVVLANELHFGRAAVRLHMTQPPLSRQIQQLEAALGVQLLERTQRNVQLTPAGKAFLPEAEYLMQLSQSAASVARRAAQGEAGTVRLGYVAGASFGFMPRIVAAANKQLPGLDIVLRDLSTTEQFEALRSGRLDVGITRSPADHADLRSASVLREPFVAALPAAHPLAARRKLAIEALHGQDLIMYEPGQGGSMYELLTAAFHAARVAPRYVQHVRQTYCLMGLVGSGIGIALIQASAARLRMPGVAVRPIGLPAAAVSEFHLAWRAADEAANPAVERFRQLVLADAGKAA
- a CDS encoding ExeA family protein, encoding MYASFFGLSQDPFSIAPDPRYLFMSERHREALAHLLYGLGGGGGFVLLTGEIGTGKTTVCRCFLEQIPADCNVAYIFNPKLTVGELLQSVCDEFGIPHGHNGPGEETAKDCIDPLNAFLLRTHAAGQHNVLIIDEAQNLSADVLEQLRLLTNLETNERKLLQIILIGQPELRTLLARPELEQLAQRVIARFHLDALSLAETEHYIAHRLAIGGRHGALPFDRAALQLVHRMTHGVPRRINLLCGRALLGAYATGQSVVDRKIVAKAGTEVFGDLPAARSAGHPKAVAAGLGLVAGVALLAGLGWAMGVKLPWTGASPTAASSAAGPHIAAARPAASQASAALAATATAAATDHFADLFTTLPRAEDAAWRALAADWKATPDAAADPCEALPAQGLQCFRSTRTSLALIRQLDRPGLLTLTDAQGRPAYALLRGLDARNATLLVNGQPRAVPLATLALYWRGEYATLWRTPPLDDRLKGEKARAAATAQWVSQQLATLPGVATPASGAAAGDSPRERIYRFQLAQGLVPDGQAGPITLMLLNRATGVAEPQLQK
- a CDS encoding general secretion pathway protein GspB; this encodes MSYILEALKRADAERDRGAVPTLHSHAMPAAAQTRPRAPIANWIAAGALLALLVVAALWWTLGRQPAPVVLAPVVTPSPAPAVVAAAPALPAAPAAPVAVAPPRPAPSAPPRKAAEPPRAAAARPAASAAATAAPPQAAAPAPAPRTSAAPTAASLIYNVAELPDDIRAQLPKLSISGVTYSAQAAYRMLIVNGQVLHEGDEPAPGLTLETIRQKDMVLRFKGYRYSVGY
- a CDS encoding copper chaperone PCu(A)C; this translates as MKKKFPAPLALAALAVFTGAASAHVTLPPGGAAAGSDYEAAFRVGHACEGAKATTGITVRLPKGFTLAEAVPRAGWKLEVQKEGEPQVRWTPDSPDKALAGHDKAEFILRGRLTSTPGPLYFKVLQSCDVGSADWAQLPTGAAGEKLVSPAARLDVLAPGVAAVDVKDAWVRPAVPGQSGTGAFMKLSAPSGARLVSLSTPAAGVAEVHEMKMEGDVMKMRELKGGLDLPPRKTVELSPGGYHVMLMDLKQPITKGTNLPLTLRFEDAKGVKSALEVSVPVGIPEGAAAAGSPHQH